In one window of Arachis ipaensis cultivar K30076 chromosome B06, Araip1.1, whole genome shotgun sequence DNA:
- the LOC107646686 gene encoding uncharacterized protein LOC107646686: MDAGPVFPFELVPNFKKLKLGMALAACFGAQVLLPAPNLGFSKLGANMTVQVREEVSTREATTNPFSNSSICFLLSKETKTLASPPQGVSHLRRPSQSGAPIFVSSVSCKEEPLLALSLRFLLSTSSSRPSKGPKSPAEEAHIGPKGTTRVKKKERDEKESSRLDEKKKKKEEEVLTAGYLAHKYLMKGTLLRRMWDPQRHENCYNYVKLAQLLKIGRAHFSGVVNPAQLICYLRPSPPPSSSKLEL, translated from the exons ATGGATGCGGGACCAGTATTTCCCTTTGAATTGGTGCCTAACTTCAAGAAATTGAAGTTAGGCATGGCCTTGGCAGCATGCTTTGGAGCGCAAGTTCTTCTtccggcgcctaacttgggattttccaagttaggTGCCAATATGACCGTACAGGTTAGAGAAGaagt AAGCACGCGTGAAGCCACAACCAACCCTTTCTCCAATTCTTCGATCTGCTTCCTCCTCTCCAAAGAAACAAAAACCCTAGCCTCACCACCGCAAGGAGTGAGCCACCTACGCCGTCCGTCACAATCAGGGGCTCCTATCTTCGTTTCGTCGGTGTCCTGCAAAGAAGAACCCTTGTTGGCTCTCAGTCTTCGTTTTCTACTATCGACGTCGTCCAGTCGTCCTTCGAAG GGCCCAAAAAGTCCAGCAGAAGAAGCCCACATAGGCCCAAAAGGAACGACACGCGTCAAGAAGAAGGAGAGGGATGAGAAAGAGTCGTCGAGGCtagatgaaaagaagaaaaagaaagaggaggAAGTGCTGACAGCCGGGTACCTTGCCCACAAGTACCTTATGAAAGGAACACTTTTGAGAAGAATGTGGGACCCACAGCGCCATGAGAACTGCTACAATTACGTGAAGCTGGCCCAATTATTGAAGATCGGTAGGGCCCACTTTTCCGGCGTCGTTAACCCTGCCCAATTGATTTGCTATCTCCGCCCCTCACCACCACCATCATCCTCAAAATTGGAATTGTAA